The following is a genomic window from Staphylococcus capitis subsp. capitis.
GTATGATGCTAAAATGGACAAGGTTCCTCAATTAATTTTATCAGGTCAAACTAATAGTACTTTATTAGGTACTAAAGCATTCCAAGAAACTAATCTTTCTAAATTATGTGAAGACGTTGCTGTATACAACCACCAAATCCAAAAAGGTGACAACGTATTTGAAATCGTTAATGAAGCAATCCGTACAGCTTATGAGAAAAAAGGTGTAGCAGTAGTTATTTGTCCTAACGACTTATTAACTCAAAAAATTAAAGATACTACAAACCGTGCAGTAGATACTACTAAACCTAAACCAGTATCTCCTAAATTCAAGAGCATCAAAAAAGCTGCTAAATTAATCGATAAAGCTAAAAAACCAGTAATGATTATTGGTATGGGTACTCAACACGCTAAAGAAGAATTACGTGAATTTATTGAAGCTGCTAAAATCCCAGTAATTCACACATTACCAGCTAAAACAATCTTACCTGATGATCATCCATACAGCATTGGTAACTTAGGTAAAATTGGTACTAAAACATCTTACCAAACAATCCAAGATGCTGATTTATTAATCATGGCTGGTACAAACTATCCTTACGTAGACTATCTACCTAAGAAAAACATTAAAGCTATCCAAATTGATACAAACGAAGCTAACTTAGGTCATCGTTTCAACATCAATGTTGGTATTTTGGGTGACAGTAAAGTTGCTTTCCATCAACTAACTGAAAATATTAAACACGTTGCTAAACGTCAATTCTTAGATAAAACTTTAGAACGTAAAGCTGTTTGGGATAAATGGATGGAACAAGATAAAAATAATAATAAATCACCATTACGTCCAGAACGCTTAATGAAAGCAATCAATGCTAACTTAAAAGATGATGCTATTATCTCAGCAGACGTTGGTACTGCTACAGTTTGGTCAACTCGTTACCTAAACTTATCAGTTAATAACAAATTCATCATCTCAAGTTGGTTAGGTACTATGGGTTGCGGTCTTCCAGGTGCTATGGCAGCTAAAATTGCTTACCCTAACCGTCAAACTGTTGCTATCGCTGGTGACGGTGCATTCCAAATGGTAATGCAAGACTTCGCAACTGCAGTTCAATATGATTTACCAATGACTGTATTCGTATTAAACAATAAACAATTATCATTCATTAAATATGAACAACAAGCTGCTGGTGAATTAGAATATGCGATTGATTTCTCTGATATGGATCACGCTAAATTCGCTGAAGCTGCTGGTGGTAAAGGTTATGTTGTTAGAGATGCTAGTCGTTTAGACGATATCGTTGAAGAAGCTATGGCTCAAGACGTTCCAACTATCGTAGACGTACACGTTGATCCTAACGCTGCACCATTACCAGGTAAAATCGTTAACGAAGAAGCATTAGGTTATAGTAGATGGGCTTACAGATCAATCACTGAAGATAAAAACTTAGACTTTGATCAAATCCCACCAATCTCTGTAGCAGCTAAACGTTTCTTATAATAGATGATTTACAGAACTCGACTTATTAAGTCGGGTTCTTTTTATATAAAAAATAAAAAAATTGTCTTGTAAACGCTTTATTAACTGTGTATACTTAGTGTAAATAAATATTAAATATTGCGTGTTACTGGTTATGCAGGCATGAGCAAATGAGGTTTACCATCTTTTTGAGATACTAAAGAAATTGATGGTCTTGTTTGTTCATGTCTTTTTTTATGCCATTACATGTATCAACTATAGATGGAGAGGAATGTTTAATATGTTTAAAAAGCTATTTGGGCAGTTACAACGTATTGGTAAAGCATTAATGCTACCAGTAGCAATATTACCTGCTGCCGGAATCTTGCTTGCATTTGGTAATGCAATGCATAATGAACAACTTGTTCACCTTGCACCGTGGTTAAACCATCCTGTGTTTGTAGCAATTTCTTCAGTTATGGAAGCTTCAGGACAAGTGGTTTTTGACAATTTACCATTATTATTTGCAATCGGAACAGCACTTGGTTTAGCAGGAGGAGACGGTGTAGCAGCACTTGCAGCACTAGTAGGTTACCTTATTATGAATGCGACAATGGGTAAAGTACTACATATCACTATTGATGATATATTCTCATACGCAAATGGTGCTAAGGAATTAAGCCAAGCAGCTAAAGATCCTGCTCATGCATTAATTCTTGGAATTCCAACACTTCAAACAGGTGTATTCGGTGGTATTATCATGGGGGCCTTAGCTGCATGGTGTTATAACAAATTTTATAACATTACATTACCAGCATTCTTAGGTTTCTTTGCAGGGAAGCGTTTTGTACCTATCGTGACATCAGTTGTCGCAATTGCGACAGGTATCATATTAAGTTTTGTTTGGCCGCCTATTCAAGATGGTTTAAATGGTCTTTCAAACTTCTTATTGAATAAGAATTTAACTTTAACTACGTTTATTTTTGGGATTATTGAGCGATCACTTATTCCATTCGGTCTGCATCACATTTTCTATGCACCATTTTGGTTTGAATTTGGCCATTATACAAATCACGCTGGAGATTTAGTACGTGGGGACCAAAGAATTTGGATGGCACAATTGAAAGATGGCGTGCCATTTACAGCTGGCGCATTCACTACAGGTAAATATCCATTCATGATGTTTGGTTTACCAGCGGCAGCATTCGCCATTTATAAAAATGCTCGCCCAGAACGTAAGAAAGTTGTTGGAGGTTTAATGTTATCAGCAGCTTTAACTTCTTTCTTAACCGGTATTACTGAACCATTAGAGTTCTCATTTTTATTTGTGGCACCCATTTTATATGTGATTCATGTATTTTTAGCAGGTACTTCTTTCTTGGTCATGCACTTGTTAGGTGTAAAAATAGGTATGACTTTCTCCGGAGGGTTTATTGATTATATTTTATACGGTTTACTTAACTGGCATCGCACAAACGCGCTTTGGGTTATTCCAGTAGGTATTGTGTATGCGATTGTGTATTACTTCTTATTTGACTTTGCAATTAGAAAATTCAAATTAAAAGCACCTGGTCGTGAAGATAAAGAACAAGAGATACGCAATTCAAGTGTTGCTAAATTACCATTTGATGTATTAGATGCTATGGGCGGTAAAGAAAATATTAAACATCTAGATGCTTGTATTACACGTCTTAGAGTTGAAGTCGCAGATAAATCGAAAGTAGACGTTCAAGGATTGAAAGCGTTAGGTGCCTCTGGAGTTCTAGAAGTAGGAAATAACATGCAAGCTATATTTGGCCCAAAATCAGATCAAATTAAGCATGACATGGCAAAGATTATGAGTGGAGAAATTACTAAACCTAGTGAGACAACAGTAACTGAAGAGATTTCTGATGAACCAGTTCATGTAGAAGACGTCATTGAAACTGAAATTTATTCACCTGGACATGGTCAAATGATTCCATTAACGGATGTTCCGGATAAAGTTTTCTCTGAAAAAATGATGGGCGATGGCGTAGGTTTCATTCCTGAAAAAGGCGAAATTGTAGCACCATTTGATGGTACAGTGAAAACCATCTTCCCAACGAAACATGCGATTGGTTTAGAATCAGATACAGGTGTAGAAGTCTTAATTCACATTGGTATCGATACAGTTAAATTGAATGGACAGGGCTTTGAAAGCTTTGTTCAAGCTGATGAAACTGTAACACAAGGTCAACCTTTAATGAAAATTGATTTAGCTTACCTAAAAGATAACGCACCAAGTATTGTTACGCCGGTAATTATCACAAATTTAGGTGATAAAACATTAACAATTGAAGATGTTATATCTGTAGATCCAGGAAAAGTTATAATGAAAATTAAATAACACATAATTGGTAGTGCATATTTTTGAGATTTCAAAGATGTGCACTTTTTTTGTATAACATTGACAACGGTAACAATAAATAGCAATGTAGTAATGTAAGTTACATAAATGTTATCACTAAAGCTGGAGGTCAAAAGTATGTGTGATTCTAAAATAAACAATAATTCTAGAGTTAGACATCAAGGGAACAAGATAATCAATGTTCTCATTTACGTAATAATGATAGTCGTAATACAAGTTCCTGTGGGTTTATCACTTGTTGCACTTCCATTATCTTTAAGACTGAATGATTGGTATACAATAGCGATGAGTATGTTTATTCTAGGAATTACACTTTTAATCATTTGGGGAATAAGATCCTATTATTTATATCGTACTTATGAATATCAAGATTTTAAGATGAGTATTAAAGATATCTTTATCAATATTGGTTTTTTCTTTCTCGTAATTCTCTGTAGTATTAGTGCGAATGCTTTAATGTTTATTTTTACAGGTAATTCAAACACACAAAATCAGGAAACAATAGATGACAGTTTAAGTTCACTTATGGATAAAAGCCATTTACCTCATCCCACTATTGTATTAGTAACCGTATTGTGTCTTTGTATCATAGGACCATATTTAGAAGAATTGGTATTCAGAGGAATCTTTAAGGAAACTTTATTTATGAAATGCCGCTTTTGGCTACCCTTAATTTTCTCATCATTGATATTCAGTTCTCAACATCTATCATCAAATATATTTTCTTATGCAATTTATTTTTTAATGGGAATTATTCTCTATATTGCTTATGATAGAAGGCGAAACTTGAAGGACAGTATGATGGTACATATATTTAACAATTCTTTAACAACGCTACCTTTTTTAATTATTTATTTATATTTCTATTTTAAATAATAATGAAAGTTTTGATTTAGCAAAAAGCATTTAATTCAAACTTGGTCATCTGTCACATAATGATTAAGTAAGAATTAAATGCTTATTTTTTTAGTGTTTAAAAAAGGGTATATTATACTGGAGTAATATCATTCTCTATAAGTAACTTAATTGCTTTATGGTCAGTTGCATTTCTAAATAATTCGTAGGCATTTTCAATATCACTTAATTTACTATAATGTGTAACTAATTGTTCAGGTTGAATAATTTTACTTTTTAAAGCTTCTAACAATTCTTCAGTTGTATTACCAGAAACTAATCCTGTGGTTACATTGATATTTTTAATCCAAAGTTTGTCTATATCAAATTGAACAGGTAGACCATGAAGGCCGACGTTCGCAATCGTACCATCGACACCAATGAGTTTTTGACATAAGTCAAATGTTTGTGGGATACCTACTGCCTCAATGGCTACATCTACACCGCGAGGATTTAATTCTTTCACTTTTTGTATAGCCTCTTCGACATTTTTAGAATTAATTAAATGCGTTGCACCAAGGGAGCGGGCTGTTTGTAATCGGTTATCGTCTAAATCAATCATGATTATTTTAGAAGGAGAGAAGAATTGTGCAGTTAACAGTGTAGCTAAACCAACTGGACCAGCACCTACTATTGCAACAGTGCTTTCTGGTTTGATCTTTCCTTTTAATACACCAATTTCATAACCTGTTGGTAAAATGTCTGATAGCATTACAAGTGCTTCATCAGGTAAAGAAGCGGGTGCATGATATAAAGAGTTATCAGCGAAAGGAACTTTAACGTACTCAGCTTGAGTACCATTGATTAAGTGCCCAAGAATCCATCCACCATCATTTTCACAATGAGCGTATATACCTTTTTTACAGTAGTAACACTTAACACATGAAGAAACAGCAGATACGATAACTTTATCACCGACTTTAAAGTTATTAACGTTGCTACCAACAGATTCTACAATGCCAATATCTTCATGACCTAAAGTTGTATTTTCAGTAACTTCAGGAGTATCTCCTTTAATAATATGTAAATCAGTTCCACAAATTGTTGTTTTAACCATTCTTATAATAGCATCAGTACTTTCAGTAATTTCTGGTTTTTCTTTATCAATGAGTTCAGCCACTCCGGGTTTAACATAGTTGTATGCTTTCATTAGCAAAACCTCCTTATATTGTGAATATTTTCACAATAATTATACCGTGCTTTTTGTAAGCGTTTTAAGTCATCTTTATGACAAATAGTAAATTTACTCGTAATTATCTTAATCAGTTTATCTAAATGAAAATCTGTAAATATCGTTGTAAAATAAAATTGAATATAGTAAAGGAGAATGAGTTATGAATTATGAAGGTAAATTAGTAGCTGAGAAAGAGATAGAAGTGAATAATTACGATATTGATGCTATGGGGATTGTTAGTAATATTGTTTATGTCAGATGGTTTGAAGACTTACGAACAGTATTTATTAATCAATATATGAATTACTCAGAGATGATTAAGAATCACATTTCGCCGATCCTTATGAAAACTGAAATTGAATATAAAGTGCCTATAACAATTCACGATTGCCCAGTGGGTAGATGTTGGCTTGTTCAAGCTAGTAAATTGAAATGGGTTTTTAAATTTGAAATCGCGTCAGGTGATAAAGTGCATTGCGTAGGGTCTCAAATGGGTGGATTTTATGATTTAGATAGAGAAAAAATCACAAAAATGCCACAAGTATTTCAAGATATTCTTAAAAATTAAATAAAAACTTTGCTAAAAGAAAAGTTTTAATTAATAATAATAGAAAATAAAAGGAAGGTGATGACCATGACTCAAACATTACAAAGTATTTATGCATTTAACCAGTTTATTCAATCTAATGAACTAGCAGTTATCCATGTTATGAGAGATCATTGTAGCGTTTGTCATGCTGTCCTTCCACAACTTCAAGACTTATTACAAGAATATCCTTTTGCAAAATTAGGTGTCGTCAATCAATCTCAAGTAGAGGAGATTGCTGGAGAATTATCAATTTTTACAGTACCGGTAGATTTAATTTTTTTAAATGGTAAGGAAATGCATAGACAAGGACGTTTTATCGATATGCAATCGTTTGAACATCAACTTAAGTTAATGCATGATTCTCTTAAATAAAGAAATGGAACAACTTTTGTTTCATTTCTTTTTTTATTTAAACTTCATTGATTGGGTAGACCAAAACTTAGTGTTATTATTAGAGACGTGTGACTTTTTCAAGAATAAGAAAAATCAAACATAAAAAAATGAAAACACTTGGAGGAGGCTCAAATGGAGAAAAAACGTCGTCAAGAACACTTTAAAAACGTTATTTTTTGTTTACTAGGGACGTTAATTATTGCGTTAGGAGTCAATTGCTTTGTTATTCCTGGTAATTTAGGTGAAGGTGGAGCAATTGGTCTATCGCTTATTTTGAACTATACATTAGGTATTTCACCGGCGCTAAGTTCATTTATTATTAACGCTATTTTAATTGTTGTAGGATGGAAATTTTTAAGCCGAACGACTGCTATATACACTGCAATAACTATTACAGCAAGTTCTATTTTCCTAGATTTAACAGAGCATTTTGGATTAGGTATTCATGAAAACTTTATCAATTCTGTTTTCGCTGGTTTACTCATCGGTATTGGCACAGGACTTGTTATTGCTGCTCAAAGTACATTAGGCGGAACATCAGTTATTGCTAGAATTATAAGTAAATATTCAGAAGTAAAAACCTCTCAAGCATTATTAATTTTAGATGCTTTAGTCGTGCTATCCTTCCTTCTTGTCTTACCGGTTTCAAATGTACTTTATACAATTGTTATGCTATTCATAGTGGAGAAAGCAATGGCTTTTGTAGTAGAAGGTTTTAATCCTAAGAAGGCTGTGACAGTGATTTCTGAATACAATAGACAAATAAGCTCTGACATATACCAAGCAACTGGCAGAGGGTCAACATTATTAAGTGGTAAAGGCGCTTATCAGCAAAACAATACAGATGTATTATACGCTGTTGTTTCACAAAGTCAGATTGGTACTGTGAAGAAGATTGTTAATTCTTATGATGAAAGTGCCTTCCTCGTTATACACGATGTGCGTGATGTCTTAGGTAATGGTTTTATTAATACTAAATAATTAATCTTCTTATTTAATTAGGGACTGTTGAAGTCATTTACTCAAAGTTTTTCTATTTTTGATTTAAAATGGTATTAAATAGAAAATGAGGAGGTCGACTTTCAGATGTTGAGAAAATTAGCAACCATTATAGGATCCACTATTGTCGGCACAATTTTATATGCAAGAGTCAAAGAAAAGAGAAGTTATAAGAGCTTTTTACAAGAAAAAATGATTCGCATGTCTGGAATGAAAAAAACGTTTGAAAATGTACAAGATGCAGAAAAAGCTCTAGAGGAAACGAAATACGAAACAGCGGGTAAATATAGTGGAACAGATTATGAATTTAGTCATGGAGTTCAAATTAAAGACTACGATGGTTCCTTAGTTTATATCGTCAATGATGAAGGACAACGCGATCAACGTACTATTTTGTATATACACGGTGGAGCATGGTTTCAGGACCCATTAGATTATCATTTTGAATACATGGATTTATTGGCTGATTCGCTAAATGCGAAGGTTGTTATGCCAATTTATCCAAAAATTCCACATAGGGATTATCGTATTACATTTGAATTACTGACAAAGCTGTATCATCATTTGCTAAATAAAATAGATGATTCAAAACAAATGATAATAATGGGGGATTCTGCTGGTGGACAAATTGCATTAGCGTTTGTTCAACAGCTTAAAAAAGATAGTGAACCACAACCAAGCCATATTGTATTAATTTCACCTGTTTTAGATGCAACATTTAGTAATCCAGAAGCTCGAAAATATGAAAAAGAAGATCCAATGTTGGGTATTGAAGGTAGTAAATATTTAGTCAATTTATGGGCTGGCGATGCACCTTTAGACCATTACAAATTATCACCAATGTATGGAGATTTAGAGGATTTGGGGCATATTACTATAACAACGGGTACGAAAGAAACATTGTATCCAGATGCTGTTAAATTCTCAACTATGTTGAATGAAAAGGGTATTAATCACGAATTTATACCAGGTTATAGCTTATTCCATATTTATCCTATTTTTCCTATTCCAGAACGAGAACGCTTCTTAGAACAATTAAAGCGTATTATCCTAAAATAATTTCGATAAGTTAAAAGCTCACATGAGAAAAATCACTCATTATGGTATTTCCTCATGTGAGTTTTTTAAATTTTAGTTGTCGATATTGGGTTGCTTTTTCAAAGAAAGAACTAAAATAAGAACGACTATGATAATAATTCCTAATATTTGAAAAGCCTTAAATGATACATCTAGAAATAAACCACTTGCTACAACTGCAACTACAGGTTCTATCGTACCAAATAACGTTGTTTCTTTAGCTAATAGATATTTCAAGTTATCAATAAATAGATAATATGCTAGAGCAGTGCCTCCAATAATTCCAAATATTAAATAAAGAAACGTGGACACATGCCATTGAGTCATACTGACGTTCCAAATAGGATGACGTAAAGTCATAATTATACCGTAAATAATCATTGCCCAACCAACGACTAAAATGGAGGCATATTTGTTCAATAATTTTTCCGCATAGATAGTGTAAAATGCTAGAGCTAATCCGGCCAAGATTCCCCAAAATAAGCTTGAAGGGGCAACAATTAATTTAGAAAGTGAACCATTTGTTAAGAGCAGAAATGTACCGATAAGTGTCAAGAGTACAACAACTATATCAAATGCCCTTAGCTTTTCTTTACCTCTGAATGCAAACCATAGAATGATATATACTGGCGCAATATATTGTAATAAAGTAGCGACTGCTGCATTACCTTCATTAATTGATGCCATGTAAGCATATTGAACGATTAACATGCCAAAGAGACTATAAATTATCAAAGTAATCACGTGAGATACACGAGTAAAAATGACAAATATGGATTGTCTAGAATTCATTATTTTAAACATGACTAATAAAAATAAACCGCTAATTATTAATCTTGTAGTTACATACCAGTCTACATTGATTCCTGCATGCTTAAATAGAAAATCTGAAACAGTTCCCCCTAATCCCCATAAGCTTGCCCCTATAATAGCGAATAAGATACCTTTTAATCTCGATTGTTTATAACCTTTCAATTCGCCATCTCCATAATGATGATTAATCTCATGATATATAGTATATAATTAGAAATATATCTTTTTACTTTAAAAAAGTATCAATATATTGAGGTTGATATCCATGACAATAAATATCCGATTGAAAGAAAATTTAGAAGAAATTATTCATTACCCAGATTCCTTATGGCAACATATCATGTTACATACTCAACTTGACCAAACGATTCTAGGTTATATCCCTTTGCATTGGCACAATGATTTACAGCTGATGGTGGTCACTTGTGGGACTATTCAAATTGAAATTGCTAATCAAACCGTTGTATTAAAAAAGGATCAAGCTTAGTTTATTAATACAAATGTAGTTCATAAAATAGAAGGGCTTGAAGCGGATACTTCCTTTTACTGTTGGAATATTGGTTTACCTGATGCGACAGACTATGTAAATTATAAATATGTAAATCAAATTATTAATACGCTTGATAAGCATCCTTATATGAAAATAAATGGTGTCAATGTAGAAGAAAAGATAAAAAATGTAGGAGAATTATTTGAAGCAAAAGATAAGCATTATCAACTTAATATATTAAGTGAGTATTATATTTGTTTGAAATATCTCGTCATGCTGATAGATCAAACTCATCATTCCAAACAATATTATTACTTTGATCAAAGAATAAAAGATTGCATAAACTTTATTCAGAGGAATTACACATATAAAATAAAAATGCATGACTTATGTAAGATATCCTGCATTAGTAGTTCAGAAACGATTAAGCTCTTTAAAAGGTATGTAGGTATGACGCCTTTCCAATATTTATTACACTATCGATTGGAAAAGGGCGCAAAGCAACTTAAATTAACTCATAATAATGTAACGGAAGTAGCTTTGGATTGCGGTTTTTCTACAACGAGTTATTTCATACAGATGTTTAAAGATAAATACAAAGTTACACCTAAACAATTTCAATTATCACATTAATAAAAATGCGAATTCTGTTATCAATATACCTGATAACTCGAATTCGCATTTTTTGGTGTTTGATGATAATTATTTTGAGTGTTATTCGAATCTACATTTTTGTAGTTAGAAGTTGTGAAAGAGTGAGAATGATATGAATCTGAATGACTTGATGTTGAACTTACGTCCTCATCACTATTTCTAGATGTGTTGTTGATACGAGAATGATCACTATCTAAAACTGAATTACTCATATCTTTACCTTGTAAACTACCGATAAGTATAAAAGCAAGATAACAACTACAAACAACTAGTATGATTGAAAGATAGACGCCAACAGCGATTTTTACTGGTTTATCCATCCATATCCTCCTAAGGTCGTAGTAACTTTCATATTAAAGATAACATGTGTTTTTTAAGCTAATGTAAATTCAAAGTAAAATTCTCATTACTTTACTAAAGATATGAAATGAATTAAAAAATTCTACAATATAAAAATAAAATTTATCATTTTTTCTAAAAAATGCATAGTGTATATGCAATAACTTTACATTTATTTACACTATCTTAATGTTGAGTTAAAAGATTTAAAACTGAGTTAACACACACATGATAGTCTACTACTAGCTAGAGAATAAAAAAATTTGTAATGAATTATGATGAATTATATAGATTATATTGACTTTTGATTAATTTTTTATTTAGACTTTACTATGATGGAAACGTTTTAAATTTTTGTAAAAATTGTGAGTTAATTAATTTAAATTAGTGTTTATCATTTTCCATTAACAATTTAATATTACATAGAAAAGCGAGGTAAGACGGATTGATTCTCATTATAGTGTGTGTCCTGTTGATTCTATGGCTAGGAATTAAAGAAAAAAGACGTCATGCGAATCGACTAAAGAAAATTCCTTTACGAATTAATATCAATGGGATTCGCGGGAAATCTACAATCACTCGAATGGCTTACAGCGTGCTTCGAGAAGACCATTACAGAGTAATCGGTAAAACGACTGGAACAGATGCAAGAATGATGTACTGGTTCACACAGAAAGAATACGATGTAATTAGAAAACCTCAAGGTGCAAATATTGGTGAACAGCGTGATATTATTCGTAAGGTTGTAAAGCAAAAAGCAAACGCACTTGTTAATGAGTGTATGGCTGTTAACCCTGACTACCAAATTACATTCCAAAAAGATTTAGTAAAGGCAAACATTGGCGTTATTGTAAACGTGATGGAAGATCACATGGATGTATTGGGTCCAACTCTTAAAGATGTAGCTCAAGCCTTTACAGCAACTATTCCATATAATGGTAAATTAGTTGTAATGAAAGATGAATATACTGATTTCTTCGCGAAAGAAGCTAAAAAGCGAAATTCGGAAATCATCGTTGTAGATAAAGACGAAATACCTGAATCATACTTAAGAAAATTTGACTACTTAGTATTCCCGGATAATGTTGCCATTGTCTTAGGTATAGCAGAGGCTGTTGGTGTAGATTATGAAACAGCACTTCAAGGTATGTTAAATGCCCCAGCCGATCCAGGTGCGGTGCGTATTAAATATTTCTATGCAAATAACACGCAAAATGTCTTTGTTAATGCTTTTGCTGCAAATGAACCAAAATCTACAAAGGCAATTTTGAATAAAGTTGAATCATATAATTATTTATACAAAAAGAAAATTATCATTTTAAATTGTCGTTCAGATAGAATTGATAGAACACAATTATTCGTTGAAAATTTCTTAGAAGATGTTGATTATGATGTTTTAATTTGTACTGGTAAGAGTACGCAAATGGTTTCAAACCTAATGCAAAAAATGCCAGATAAGAAATATTTAAATTACGAAGGGCAAGAATTCTCTGAAATTGAAAAAGGAATTATGCATGAGTCAGAAAATGCACTTGTCTTTTGTGTAGGAAACATCCACGGCCCGGGTGGAAGAATAGCGGAATTCATAGAAGGGATAGAATAAAAAAATGATAGGTTCAGAGTTATATTTCTCCTTATTCGTAGGTGTTATTCTCAGTTTAATATTTGCTGAGAAATTCGGGATCAACCCGGCAGGACTTGTTGTTCCTGGTTACTTAGCTTTAATTTTTGATCAACCCATAATGTTATTATCAGTATTGATTATTAGTTGTTTAACTTACTTTATTGTTAATAACGGTATTAGTAATTGGGTGATTTTATATGGTAGAAGAAAATTCGCTGCTATGATTTTAACTGGTATGGTACTCAAGTTTATATTTGACTTAATTTATCCTCTCACGCCATTTGATATGGTTGAAGTTTCAGGTATTGGTGTTGTCATTCCAGGAATCATTGCAAATACGGTTCAAAAGCAAGGTGTCGTAATTACATTATCAACTACAATGTTATTAACTTGTATTACTTATGTCATCTTGTTCTTATATAGCTTTATCAACTAATCACGAACAAGGAGCGCGTATTAATGAAAAAGAAAAAACGATTATCGCCCAGTGAGTGGTTACTTAAACAGTCTAAAAGACATAAAAGAAGAAACACGCTTTACACGGCGATTGTCCTTTTATTAGCTTTAATTCTATTAGTATTTGCGATCAGAGCAATACATGTCGATCCTGTCAAAAGTGATGCTAAAAGTGGAAATAGCCTTCGATTTACATACTTAGGCAACATTACTTTAAATAAACACATTCGCCAAAATAATTTGAATGATGTATTTGCAGGAATTCAAGACACGTTAAAGAATAGTGATTTTTCTTCGGCTTCTTTATTGGTTAATGAATTTTCAAAAAATCAAAAAGATGATCTTAATAAAAACATAGAAAATATCATGTTCTTACGTAAACAAAATATTAAAAG
Proteins encoded in this region:
- a CDS encoding pyruvate oxidase; protein product: MAKIKANEALVKALQAWDIDHLYGIPGDSIDAVVDSLRTVRDQFKFYHVRHEEVASLAAGSYTKMTGKIGVALSIGGPGLVHLLNGMYDAKMDKVPQLILSGQTNSTLLGTKAFQETNLSKLCEDVAVYNHQIQKGDNVFEIVNEAIRTAYEKKGVAVVICPNDLLTQKIKDTTNRAVDTTKPKPVSPKFKSIKKAAKLIDKAKKPVMIIGMGTQHAKEELREFIEAAKIPVIHTLPAKTILPDDHPYSIGNLGKIGTKTSYQTIQDADLLIMAGTNYPYVDYLPKKNIKAIQIDTNEANLGHRFNINVGILGDSKVAFHQLTENIKHVAKRQFLDKTLERKAVWDKWMEQDKNNNKSPLRPERLMKAINANLKDDAIISADVGTATVWSTRYLNLSVNNKFIISSWLGTMGCGLPGAMAAKIAYPNRQTVAIAGDGAFQMVMQDFATAVQYDLPMTVFVLNNKQLSFIKYEQQAAGELEYAIDFSDMDHAKFAEAAGGKGYVVRDASRLDDIVEEAMAQDVPTIVDVHVDPNAAPLPGKIVNEEALGYSRWAYRSITEDKNLDFDQIPPISVAAKRFL
- the ptsG gene encoding glucose-specific PTS transporter subunit IIBC, which translates into the protein MFKKLFGQLQRIGKALMLPVAILPAAGILLAFGNAMHNEQLVHLAPWLNHPVFVAISSVMEASGQVVFDNLPLLFAIGTALGLAGGDGVAALAALVGYLIMNATMGKVLHITIDDIFSYANGAKELSQAAKDPAHALILGIPTLQTGVFGGIIMGALAAWCYNKFYNITLPAFLGFFAGKRFVPIVTSVVAIATGIILSFVWPPIQDGLNGLSNFLLNKNLTLTTFIFGIIERSLIPFGLHHIFYAPFWFEFGHYTNHAGDLVRGDQRIWMAQLKDGVPFTAGAFTTGKYPFMMFGLPAAAFAIYKNARPERKKVVGGLMLSAALTSFLTGITEPLEFSFLFVAPILYVIHVFLAGTSFLVMHLLGVKIGMTFSGGFIDYILYGLLNWHRTNALWVIPVGIVYAIVYYFLFDFAIRKFKLKAPGREDKEQEIRNSSVAKLPFDVLDAMGGKENIKHLDACITRLRVEVADKSKVDVQGLKALGASGVLEVGNNMQAIFGPKSDQIKHDMAKIMSGEITKPSETTVTEEISDEPVHVEDVIETEIYSPGHGQMIPLTDVPDKVFSEKMMGDGVGFIPEKGEIVAPFDGTVKTIFPTKHAIGLESDTGVEVLIHIGIDTVKLNGQGFESFVQADETVTQGQPLMKIDLAYLKDNAPSIVTPVIITNLGDKTLTIEDVISVDPGKVIMKIK
- a CDS encoding type II CAAX endopeptidase family protein, which produces MCDSKINNNSRVRHQGNKIINVLIYVIMIVVIQVPVGLSLVALPLSLRLNDWYTIAMSMFILGITLLIIWGIRSYYLYRTYEYQDFKMSIKDIFINIGFFFLVILCSISANALMFIFTGNSNTQNQETIDDSLSSLMDKSHLPHPTIVLVTVLCLCIIGPYLEELVFRGIFKETLFMKCRFWLPLIFSSLIFSSQHLSSNIFSYAIYFLMGIILYIAYDRRRNLKDSMMVHIFNNSLTTLPFLIIYLYFYFK
- a CDS encoding zinc-dependent alcohol dehydrogenase family protein, giving the protein MKAYNYVKPGVAELIDKEKPEITESTDAIIRMVKTTICGTDLHIIKGDTPEVTENTTLGHEDIGIVESVGSNVNNFKVGDKVIVSAVSSCVKCYYCKKGIYAHCENDGGWILGHLINGTQAEYVKVPFADNSLYHAPASLPDEALVMLSDILPTGYEIGVLKGKIKPESTVAIVGAGPVGLATLLTAQFFSPSKIIMIDLDDNRLQTARSLGATHLINSKNVEEAIQKVKELNPRGVDVAIEAVGIPQTFDLCQKLIGVDGTIANVGLHGLPVQFDIDKLWIKNINVTTGLVSGNTTEELLEALKSKIIQPEQLVTHYSKLSDIENAYELFRNATDHKAIKLLIENDITPV
- a CDS encoding thioesterase family protein, whose protein sequence is MNYEGKLVAEKEIEVNNYDIDAMGIVSNIVYVRWFEDLRTVFINQYMNYSEMIKNHISPILMKTEIEYKVPITIHDCPVGRCWLVQASKLKWVFKFEIASGDKVHCVGSQMGGFYDLDREKITKMPQVFQDILKN